A window of Magnetococcales bacterium contains these coding sequences:
- a CDS encoding N4-gp56 family major capsid protein, with product MATSGMTSYGDISQRTAAWVAATMLEHADPILVLSKFGLMKEVPQNTAESVKFRRPVPFTAAITPLVEGVTPTAQKMQYEDIAATLKQYGAPVEITDKVADVNEDPVLQDAATLAGEQAGETIEVLTWGMISGGTNVFYAGTSDASRTDVNDPVSLGRQRLITRFLKAQKARQIALRIGPSDGQGTEPVAASYVALGHTDLESDIRNMTGFVPVEKYGSYKPTCPQEIGKVEDVRYVLTPHMSPWEGAGSGTLNGMKSVGGSKVDVYPIIFVGRGAYGLVALSGNRDIEPMVLNPGKPSKSDPLGQRGYVSWKTYFTAVRLNEAWMVRLECGVTSNPTGT from the coding sequence ATGGCTACGAGTGGAATGACATCCTACGGGGATATCAGCCAGCGGACGGCGGCCTGGGTTGCGGCCACCATGTTGGAACATGCGGACCCGATTCTGGTCCTGAGCAAGTTTGGTTTGATGAAGGAGGTGCCTCAAAACACAGCGGAAAGTGTCAAGTTTCGGCGTCCGGTTCCCTTTACCGCCGCCATCACGCCCCTGGTGGAAGGCGTGACCCCGACTGCCCAGAAAATGCAGTACGAGGATATCGCCGCCACCTTGAAGCAGTATGGTGCCCCCGTTGAAATCACGGACAAGGTGGCCGATGTCAACGAGGATCCGGTGTTGCAGGATGCGGCCACGTTGGCCGGTGAGCAGGCCGGCGAGACCATCGAGGTCTTGACCTGGGGCATGATCAGTGGTGGTACCAACGTTTTTTACGCCGGTACCAGCGATGCCAGCCGGACGGATGTCAACGATCCGGTCAGTCTGGGTCGGCAACGGTTGATCACCCGGTTTCTCAAAGCCCAGAAGGCGCGCCAGATTGCGCTCCGGATCGGGCCCAGCGATGGACAGGGAACGGAACCGGTGGCCGCGTCGTATGTGGCTTTGGGTCATACCGATCTGGAATCCGACATTCGCAACATGACCGGTTTCGTGCCGGTGGAAAAGTACGGTTCCTACAAGCCGACCTGTCCCCAGGAAATCGGCAAGGTGGAAGATGTCCGGTATGTCCTGACGCCGCACATGTCCCCCTGGGAAGGTGCCGGCAGCGGCACGCTCAACGGCATGAAGTCGGTGGGCGGCAGCAAGGTGGATGTCTATCCCATCATCTTCGTGGGACGTGGTGCCTACGGTTTGGTGGCCTTGTCCGGCAACCGGGATATCGAGCCGATGGTTCTCAATCCCGGCAAACCTTCCAAATCGGATCCTCTCGGTCAGCGCGGGTATGTCTCCTGGAAGACCTACTTCACTGCCGTGCGTCTGAACGAGGCCTGGATGGTGCGCCTGGAGTGCGGCGTGACCAGCAACCCAACCGGAACCTGA